The following proteins are encoded in a genomic region of Sorangiineae bacterium MSr12523:
- a CDS encoding amino acid adenylation domain-containing protein — translation MTLDQIVPAWARTTPGKVAIVAPDGEMTYGELDAAANRLARRFLELGVRPGDRVGILLNKGVRAVVAMQAALRCRAAYVPLDVGWPQARLVRILDDADVAVVVCTAEHLANFRAAGGVVRASVLLETASPWQEVQHCDGDDLAGDGPTETNLAYILYTSGSTGVPKGVCISHRNAMAFVEWAAAEVSLTAADRVSNHAPFVFDLSVFDLYASFLAGATTFIVPEGLSYMPRPLVDFVLSNRITVWYSVPSALVLMMRHGGLLEVAPESALRALIFAGERFPTRELDDLRAGFTSARLWNFYGPTETNVCTAYEVDRNEVIDRPVPIGRAASGDEVWLQPLETAWEGGDHGEGTDIGELIVAGPTVMLGYWGLPPHSGPYATGDICRQRSDGHYEFLGRRDSMVKVRGYRVELGEVEKALETHPSISRAVVMLRGGGVSARLKAFVVASSPLRLLELKSYLSERLPTYMIIDEVTYLDELPKTTNGKIDLHLLTRMAGGELHD, via the coding sequence ATGACCCTCGACCAAATCGTCCCAGCTTGGGCCCGCACCACGCCGGGCAAGGTGGCAATCGTCGCCCCAGACGGGGAGATGACCTACGGGGAGCTGGATGCCGCCGCCAATCGACTTGCGCGGCGGTTTCTCGAGCTTGGCGTACGACCGGGCGATCGAGTGGGCATCCTGCTGAACAAGGGCGTTCGCGCCGTCGTGGCCATGCAAGCCGCGTTGCGGTGCCGAGCTGCGTACGTGCCGTTGGATGTTGGTTGGCCTCAGGCACGCCTCGTTCGAATCCTCGACGATGCTGACGTGGCGGTTGTCGTTTGCACGGCCGAACACCTCGCGAACTTTCGAGCGGCCGGAGGTGTCGTTCGAGCATCGGTGCTCCTCGAGACCGCGTCGCCTTGGCAGGAAGTGCAGCATTGCGATGGCGACGACCTTGCCGGTGACGGGCCCACGGAAACCAATCTCGCGTACATCCTTTACACGTCCGGCTCCACCGGCGTCCCGAAAGGGGTTTGCATTAGCCATCGGAATGCCATGGCATTCGTGGAATGGGCGGCCGCGGAGGTAAGCCTGACCGCGGCAGACCGGGTGTCGAACCACGCTCCTTTCGTGTTCGATCTGTCCGTCTTCGACCTTTATGCGTCGTTTTTGGCGGGGGCGACGACCTTCATCGTCCCAGAGGGGCTCTCCTACATGCCCCGGCCGCTCGTCGATTTCGTTTTATCGAACCGCATTACGGTTTGGTACTCCGTGCCGTCCGCCCTCGTCCTGATGATGCGACATGGAGGTCTGCTCGAGGTGGCGCCGGAGTCCGCATTGCGCGCACTCATCTTCGCAGGGGAACGCTTTCCAACGCGCGAGCTCGACGACTTACGTGCCGGATTCACATCGGCCAGACTGTGGAACTTCTACGGCCCGACCGAAACCAACGTGTGCACCGCATACGAGGTCGATCGCAACGAGGTGATCGATCGACCGGTTCCCATCGGCCGCGCGGCGAGCGGGGACGAAGTGTGGCTCCAGCCCCTCGAGACCGCGTGGGAAGGCGGAGATCACGGCGAGGGCACGGACATCGGAGAGCTGATTGTCGCAGGACCTACGGTCATGTTGGGATATTGGGGCCTTCCGCCGCACTCCGGACCGTATGCCACCGGGGATATTTGTCGCCAACGATCCGACGGCCATTACGAGTTCCTCGGGCGCAGGGATTCCATGGTGAAGGTGCGCGGATATCGGGTGGAACTCGGCGAAGTCGAGAAAGCCCTGGAGACTCATCCCTCGATTTCCCGGGCTGTCGTCATGCTTCGCGGCGGGGGCGTTTCGGCCCGCCTGAAAGCTTTCGTCGTGGCAAGCAGCCCGCTGCGATTGCTGGAACTCAAATCGTACTTATCCGAACGCCTTCCGACATATATGATCATCGACGAGGTGACCTACCTCGACGAGCTGCCGAAGACCACGAATGGTAAAATCGACTTGCACCTTCTCACAAGAATGGCAGGCGGTGAGCTCCATGATTGA
- a CDS encoding acyl-CoA dehydrogenase family protein yields MNFSWGEEDQAIFDKCVRFARARLRSADYEARRLWRDCGDIGLFDACVPTATTPLSGALRAARLMEALGYGAADMGAVFGLAAHTFACTVPAQLFCDNDVTRAIAERLRQGEAIGANAITEAGAGSDAFALEATARREGEHYVISAVKTYVTNAAVCDEILVYAKTEPDAGYLGISAFLVDRHSPGVKVGSPIEKMGLESASLASVMLEDCRVPVERRLGREGVGARIFTTSMQWERACLFGAYVGQMELQLEECVEYARERKQFGRAIGSNQAIAHKLANMKLRLEAARLLLYRAAWAIEQGEDATMSISLAKIAVAEAAVDSGLDAIQIFGGLGYVRDAAIEKRLRDAVAARIFSGTSEIQRDIVANSLSRSAR; encoded by the coding sequence ATGAATTTTTCATGGGGCGAAGAGGACCAGGCGATATTCGACAAGTGCGTCAGGTTTGCCCGCGCACGACTGCGTTCGGCAGACTACGAGGCACGCCGTTTGTGGCGCGATTGCGGCGACATCGGCCTTTTCGACGCGTGCGTCCCCACCGCGACCACCCCGCTGTCGGGGGCATTGCGAGCGGCCCGACTCATGGAGGCCCTCGGTTACGGCGCCGCGGATATGGGGGCGGTGTTCGGGCTCGCGGCGCATACCTTCGCATGCACCGTCCCGGCACAACTCTTTTGCGACAATGACGTGACTCGCGCGATTGCCGAGCGCCTTCGACAGGGCGAAGCCATCGGAGCCAACGCCATCACCGAGGCAGGGGCGGGCTCGGATGCTTTCGCACTCGAAGCGACAGCTCGTCGCGAGGGCGAACATTACGTCATCTCCGCGGTGAAGACGTACGTCACCAATGCGGCAGTGTGCGACGAAATCCTGGTGTACGCCAAGACCGAACCCGACGCGGGTTACCTGGGCATCAGCGCCTTCCTCGTCGATCGCCATTCGCCCGGCGTGAAGGTGGGCTCCCCCATCGAGAAAATGGGACTGGAATCCGCGTCGTTGGCCTCGGTGATGCTGGAAGACTGCCGCGTCCCGGTGGAACGTCGCCTCGGGCGGGAGGGCGTCGGCGCCCGCATTTTCACGACGTCGATGCAATGGGAGCGCGCATGCTTGTTCGGCGCCTACGTCGGGCAGATGGAGCTGCAGCTCGAGGAATGCGTCGAGTACGCGCGTGAGCGCAAGCAATTCGGTCGGGCCATTGGCTCGAATCAGGCCATCGCGCACAAACTCGCCAATATGAAATTACGATTGGAGGCAGCCCGCCTCCTACTCTATCGTGCCGCCTGGGCGATTGAGCAGGGCGAGGATGCAACGATGTCGATCTCGCTTGCGAAGATCGCAGTTGCCGAAGCGGCGGTCGACTCGGGCCTGGACGCCATTCAGATTTTCGGCGGCTTGGGCTACGTCCGCGACGCGGCCATCGAAAAGCGACTTCGTGACGCTGTCGCGGCGCGCATCTTCTCGGGGACCTCGGAGATTCAACGCGACATCGTCGCGAACAGCCTGAGCAGGTCCGCGCGATGA
- a CDS encoding PEGA domain-containing protein translates to MKCRRRRISLLLIAAITTAPFAALAQTPPTSASPPPQTTPAAPSQGAGKSGGQPAWMSPRMEEARTRYTRGLKLYDEGNTVAARVEFERAYELAPSYRILYNIGLCYKKTNDYVEALKAFERYLLDGGDEVPEDRRTAVNKEIQDLRPNIATVTITTSVPGASITVDDVPVGQTPLPQKILVNPGRRRIAATKPGYFPATKSLVFAGSDAEQVSIELTELPKRDVAQREERSVPWVAWGITGALAVGAGVTGILAIKANSDQNDALDRQAANARDQIDDAHSKTKTLSIVADALTAATVVAGGISLYLTLHKPEKSTSAQASARVTPGGVSIVGRF, encoded by the coding sequence ATGAAGTGCCGCCGGCGCAGGATTTCACTCCTTCTGATCGCAGCCATCACCACGGCGCCCTTCGCGGCGCTCGCGCAAACGCCTCCGACATCGGCCTCTCCGCCGCCGCAGACGACTCCTGCGGCCCCCTCCCAGGGCGCGGGCAAGTCCGGTGGTCAACCCGCGTGGATGAGTCCTCGCATGGAGGAGGCGCGCACGCGCTACACGCGCGGCTTGAAGTTGTACGACGAGGGCAACACCGTTGCCGCCCGCGTGGAGTTCGAGCGCGCGTACGAGCTCGCACCGAGCTACCGCATCCTCTACAACATCGGGCTTTGCTACAAGAAGACCAACGACTACGTGGAGGCGCTGAAGGCCTTCGAGCGCTACTTGCTCGACGGCGGTGACGAGGTCCCCGAGGACCGTCGCACTGCAGTGAACAAGGAGATTCAGGACCTGCGGCCGAACATCGCCACGGTGACGATCACGACGAGCGTACCGGGTGCCTCCATCACGGTCGACGACGTGCCGGTGGGTCAGACGCCGCTTCCTCAGAAGATCCTCGTCAATCCAGGACGCCGCCGGATTGCCGCGACGAAGCCAGGTTACTTCCCGGCGACCAAGTCACTCGTCTTCGCGGGATCGGATGCCGAGCAGGTTAGCATCGAGCTGACCGAGCTCCCCAAGCGCGACGTGGCCCAGCGCGAGGAGCGGAGCGTGCCCTGGGTGGCATGGGGCATCACCGGTGCGCTGGCCGTTGGCGCGGGCGTCACGGGCATTCTCGCCATCAAGGCCAACTCGGACCAGAACGACGCGCTGGATCGGCAGGCCGCGAACGCGCGCGACCAGATCGACGATGCGCACTCCAAGACGAAGACGCTCTCCATCGTGGCCGATGCCCTCACCGCCGCCACGGTCGTTGCGGGTGGCATCTCGCTCTACCTCACGCTGCACAAGCCGGAAAAATCCACCTCCGCCCAAGCCTCGGCGCGCGTGACGCCCGGGGGTGTCAGCATCGTCGGGCGTTTTTGA
- a CDS encoding ABC transporter substrate-binding protein, protein MIRTPLLVGTLAMVLGGFVASNTACTATLGKDVDQCNVNQDCTRFAGTNFCRKSDKTCQPLTSSDCPYIYGNHQDDNAVYIGAVISLTGDYGDNGQYKPYEAAVRTAIDDFEKETKGLPPVAGSGGRTRPVVAIVCDDKSASENDNATVLRSARHLVERVKVAAIIGTPSTSTTVAMATDVTIPNGVFTISPSATSDNITLLRDYGPGETSAQGLLWRTAPSDTYQAQAIATYVQQKLIPGVRAKYNLPAQSKVRILTLLRGDAYGEGLNATFRNTPAFTTGIRTEDYRDYNYGTSENAPTQSEIQQQIRDFAPHIILTFGLAESRTQIIPQTEQLWGNLQNTKNQPRPYYVATEGLVTDLEGLMRDYPTVASRTLYTSPSLGSVENSVFSNFRDNYFAFVDNNYPAEKDSIKGRVNEFGLAGTYDSTYIIAYAVTSASSGNRPPNVTGRDIVAAMKNLVSGDVADLYRRRIGVALTTLGRGQSVDINGASGPLNFDLNTGDVAADIPFACLKSHPNTSQGEGFSQDSLLVYRSEPQSIQQGTGTPNCDYSL, encoded by the coding sequence ATGATTCGCACTCCCCTCCTCGTAGGCACCTTGGCCATGGTGCTCGGCGGCTTCGTGGCGTCGAACACCGCGTGCACCGCGACCCTCGGCAAGGACGTCGATCAGTGCAACGTCAATCAGGACTGCACGCGGTTTGCGGGCACGAACTTCTGTCGCAAGAGCGACAAGACGTGCCAACCGCTGACCAGCAGCGACTGCCCCTACATCTACGGCAACCATCAAGATGACAATGCCGTGTACATCGGCGCTGTGATCTCCCTCACGGGGGACTACGGCGACAATGGCCAGTACAAGCCGTACGAGGCCGCCGTTCGTACGGCCATCGACGATTTCGAGAAGGAAACGAAAGGCCTCCCTCCGGTTGCCGGTTCGGGCGGTCGGACGCGTCCGGTCGTCGCCATCGTGTGCGACGACAAGAGCGCGTCGGAGAACGACAACGCCACGGTCTTGCGCAGCGCGCGCCACCTCGTCGAGCGGGTCAAGGTGGCGGCGATCATCGGTACGCCGTCCACCAGTACGACGGTTGCCATGGCAACTGACGTGACCATCCCGAACGGGGTGTTCACCATTTCGCCATCTGCCACGAGCGACAACATCACACTGTTGCGCGATTACGGTCCTGGGGAGACATCGGCGCAAGGGCTTCTCTGGCGCACCGCTCCGTCGGACACGTACCAGGCGCAGGCCATCGCCACCTACGTGCAGCAAAAGCTCATTCCGGGGGTGCGCGCGAAATACAACCTTCCCGCCCAGAGCAAGGTGCGCATCCTCACGTTGCTCCGCGGCGACGCATACGGTGAGGGGCTGAATGCCACCTTCCGAAATACGCCCGCATTCACCACGGGAATTCGCACCGAGGACTACCGCGACTACAATTACGGGACCAGCGAGAACGCGCCCACGCAGTCGGAAATTCAGCAGCAAATCCGAGACTTTGCACCGCACATCATTCTGACCTTCGGGCTTGCAGAATCGAGAACCCAAATCATTCCGCAAACGGAACAATTGTGGGGAAATCTGCAGAATACGAAGAACCAGCCGCGCCCCTACTACGTGGCCACCGAGGGGCTGGTGACCGATCTCGAAGGCCTCATGCGCGATTATCCCACCGTTGCATCGCGCACGTTGTACACGTCGCCGAGTCTCGGCTCCGTGGAAAATTCCGTGTTTTCCAACTTCAGAGACAACTACTTTGCATTCGTCGACAACAATTATCCGGCGGAGAAAGACAGCATCAAAGGCCGCGTGAATGAGTTTGGCCTGGCGGGCACCTACGATTCAACGTACATTATTGCTTACGCTGTCACGAGTGCGAGCAGCGGCAATAGGCCGCCGAACGTGACAGGGCGAGACATCGTGGCAGCCATGAAGAACCTCGTGTCCGGCGACGTTGCGGATCTCTATCGAAGGCGAATCGGCGTGGCGCTGACCACGTTGGGACGCGGCCAATCGGTGGACATCAACGGTGCCTCCGGTCCACTGAACTTTGACCTGAATACCGGGGACGTGGCCGCTGACATACCTTTTGCTTGCCTCAAGAGCCATCCCAACACGAGCCAGGGAGAAGGCTTCTCGCAGGATTCTCTGCTCGTTTATCGTTCGGAGCCGCAGAGCATTCAACAGGGCACCGGCACGCCCAACTGCGACTACTCCCTCTAG
- a CDS encoding DUF3574 domain-containing protein, whose protein sequence is MMNRLYALTTVSSITLFSALAASGVSGCAASTNSDPTTQQSLDEDLKNHKCDVRTAPRGSTPMVSTELIFGLDRKGTPIPETDFAAFVDAEITPRFPDGLSIIDVKGQYRMSTGQIIKEPSKLLLVYHDGSRQNSQKLEDIRTAYKTQFEQESVLRTDEIICVAF, encoded by the coding sequence ATGATGAATCGCCTTTATGCCCTCACCACGGTCAGCTCGATCACGCTGTTCTCGGCCCTCGCTGCTTCAGGTGTTAGCGGGTGTGCCGCGTCCACCAATTCGGATCCGACGACGCAGCAATCGCTCGACGAGGATCTGAAGAATCACAAGTGCGATGTACGCACCGCGCCGCGTGGGTCGACACCCATGGTTTCGACCGAGCTGATTTTCGGGCTCGATCGCAAGGGCACGCCGATCCCGGAGACGGACTTCGCGGCGTTCGTGGACGCAGAGATTACCCCCCGGTTCCCCGATGGTCTCAGCATCATCGACGTGAAGGGCCAGTACCGCATGTCGACGGGCCAGATCATCAAGGAGCCTTCGAAGCTTCTCCTCGTCTACCACGACGGATCGCGACAAAATTCGCAGAAGCTCGAGGATATCCGCACCGCGTACAAGACGCAGTTCGAGCAAGAGTCCGTACTGCGCACCGACGAAATCATCTGCGTCGCGTTCTAA
- a CDS encoding serine/threonine protein kinase yields MLAVISGPGGFNKLQVLKLLRQELAVEPEFCSMFLEEARLSARINHANVAQTNEVGFDGERYFIAMEYLEGQSLDELMRRAKARGLALPVGVVVRALADACAGLHFAHELKDFDGTPLHVIHRDVSPQNIFVTYDGITKLLDFGIAKASDSNIRTQAGTIKGKIAYMAPEQLLGVAHIDRRADIFSAGSVLWRTITGKRMWAGASEMEILQSLANHRIPEPVPLPGIPDDLVRICKKAIAANPAERYPTAAALKSDLEALLTKMPGGTHEDVSVFVNELLAERRKEIASAIEARLTTSEPMPFTTTRSIPRLEPTATASGLLDTSGNSMSNPEVSGVSPPPPSSQRHWGLIGAVVVAGGLVAAALIARPGSAPSAEPTSVPPPSSAAPPPPSTGSRAETEVTVEVNPPTAAVYIDDVMLTGRPARGTFPRDGREHRLRVQAEGYIAKTQDVALDIASVRLELSLEKEHRPTPTWRPSGKGKGSQPSAAPSPPPAASSPPPVQPPEPPPAKTAKPGVDTIDKDDPWKK; encoded by the coding sequence ATGCTCGCCGTCATTTCGGGGCCCGGCGGATTCAACAAGCTCCAGGTGCTGAAGCTCTTGCGCCAGGAGCTCGCGGTTGAGCCCGAGTTCTGCTCGATGTTCCTCGAGGAAGCCCGGCTTTCCGCCCGCATCAACCACGCCAACGTCGCCCAAACGAACGAGGTCGGTTTCGATGGGGAGAGGTACTTCATCGCGATGGAGTACCTCGAAGGGCAGAGCCTCGACGAGCTGATGCGTCGCGCGAAGGCGAGGGGACTCGCCCTCCCGGTGGGCGTCGTGGTGCGGGCGCTGGCCGACGCGTGCGCTGGCCTCCACTTCGCCCACGAGCTGAAGGACTTCGACGGCACACCGCTGCACGTCATCCATCGCGACGTCTCGCCGCAGAACATCTTCGTCACGTACGACGGGATCACCAAGCTGTTGGACTTCGGCATCGCCAAGGCGAGCGACTCGAACATTCGCACCCAGGCGGGGACCATCAAAGGCAAGATTGCCTACATGGCACCCGAGCAGCTTCTCGGCGTGGCCCACATCGATCGGCGGGCGGACATTTTCTCCGCGGGCTCGGTGCTCTGGCGCACCATCACGGGAAAGCGCATGTGGGCCGGCGCCTCGGAGATGGAGATCCTCCAAAGCCTGGCGAACCATCGCATTCCGGAGCCGGTGCCGCTTCCGGGCATCCCGGACGATTTGGTGCGCATCTGCAAGAAGGCCATCGCGGCCAATCCGGCCGAGCGCTACCCCACGGCGGCCGCGTTGAAGAGCGACCTCGAGGCGTTGCTTACGAAGATGCCGGGCGGCACGCACGAAGACGTCTCGGTCTTCGTGAACGAGCTGCTCGCCGAGCGCCGCAAGGAGATTGCGTCGGCCATCGAGGCGCGGCTCACGACGTCGGAGCCCATGCCCTTTACGACGACGCGGTCGATTCCGCGCTTGGAGCCCACGGCCACCGCGAGCGGCTTGCTCGACACGTCCGGGAACTCGATGTCGAATCCCGAGGTGTCGGGCGTCTCGCCGCCGCCGCCGTCCTCGCAGCGCCATTGGGGGCTCATTGGTGCGGTGGTGGTTGCGGGCGGGCTGGTGGCGGCTGCGCTGATCGCGCGCCCTGGATCCGCACCTTCCGCAGAGCCCACGAGCGTGCCCCCGCCGTCGTCCGCGGCGCCTCCTCCTCCGTCGACGGGGTCGAGGGCCGAAACGGAAGTGACCGTCGAGGTGAACCCGCCGACAGCCGCCGTCTACATCGATGACGTGATGCTCACCGGCCGTCCTGCGCGCGGCACCTTCCCACGCGATGGGCGCGAGCACCGCCTGCGCGTGCAAGCGGAAGGCTACATTGCGAAAACGCAGGACGTCGCGTTGGATATCGCGAGCGTCCGCCTGGAGCTTTCGCTCGAAAAAGAGCACCGCCCCACCCCGACCTGGCGCCCCTCGGGGAAGGGCAAGGGCTCCCAACCTTCCGCCGCCCCGTCCCCGCCGCCCGCCGCCTCGTCCCCGCCGCCGGTCCAACCGCCCGAGCCCCCGCCCGCCAAAACGGCGAAGCCCGGCGTCGACACCATCGACAAAGACGATCCCTGGAAGAAATAG